In a single window of the Bradyrhizobium erythrophlei genome:
- a CDS encoding GNAT family N-acetyltransferase, which produces MGQALPKPALRPFLREDTPVLAAIFAAAIEELTGDDYSESQQQAWASAADDEEQFGKRLAGQLTLIATLRNSPVGFASLKGADQIDMLYVHPSAAGQGVASMLCEALEKLAGGRGAKNLTVDASDNAAEFFLKRGYVAMQRNTVTVNGEWLANTTMQKTLASGTSPGVPT; this is translated from the coding sequence ATGGGACAGGCGCTGCCCAAACCTGCTCTGCGGCCGTTTCTCAGGGAAGACACCCCGGTGCTGGCGGCGATCTTTGCTGCCGCGATCGAGGAACTGACCGGCGACGACTACAGCGAATCGCAGCAGCAAGCCTGGGCCAGCGCCGCCGATGACGAGGAACAATTCGGCAAGCGTCTGGCCGGCCAACTGACGCTGATCGCGACGCTGCGGAATTCACCGGTCGGCTTCGCCTCGCTCAAGGGGGCCGATCAGATCGACATGCTCTATGTTCACCCCAGCGCGGCCGGGCAGGGCGTGGCGTCGATGCTGTGCGAGGCACTGGAAAAGCTCGCCGGTGGCCGCGGCGCCAAAAATCTTACGGTCGATGCCAGCGACAACGCGGCCGAGTTCTTCTTGAAGCGCGGCTATGTCGCCATGCAGCGCAACACCGTGACCGTCAACGGCGAATGGCTTGCCAACACCACGATGCAGAAGACGCTGGCTAGCGGCACGTCGCCGGGAGTTCCGACATGA
- a CDS encoding DUF2865 domain-containing protein, giving the protein MLETLITPFFSRWILAFTALLGVSTLSVDAWAQMSPDAPPQQQGAPVNPMCPRLEAQLATIDRGGGSGDPARDDQIRRYQDAASKQQTELDRVTSQAKRMGCDSSGFFSLFSGQSAQCGPVNNQIQQMRANLDQITNSLERLRSGGFGGDRDNQRRSVLTALAQNNCGPQYANVAPGPGSFLQNLFGNNNPGVPSAPGAPGADVGPQSGTFRTVCVRSCDGFYFPISFATVPARFPDDEKTCKALCPAADANLFTYRNPGEDMSSAVSINGQPYSASPNAFRYRQEFNPSCSCKAPGQTWSDALKSIDDKAAAEQQGDIIVTEESAKKMSRAPAKTAAAPARKGAAPAGPVATPPDAPPDAPATTAAAPGDATPNNKPIRSVGPTFIPAR; this is encoded by the coding sequence ATGCTGGAAACGCTGATCACCCCCTTCTTCTCACGATGGATCCTGGCCTTTACTGCGCTCCTTGGCGTGAGCACGCTGAGCGTTGACGCATGGGCGCAGATGAGTCCGGATGCGCCGCCGCAGCAGCAGGGAGCACCGGTCAATCCGATGTGCCCGCGGCTGGAAGCGCAGTTGGCGACCATCGACCGCGGTGGCGGCAGCGGCGACCCGGCCAGGGACGACCAGATCCGCCGCTACCAGGATGCCGCGTCCAAGCAGCAAACTGAACTCGACCGCGTCACCTCGCAGGCCAAGCGGATGGGCTGCGACAGTTCCGGGTTTTTCTCGCTGTTCTCGGGCCAGTCCGCGCAATGCGGTCCGGTCAACAACCAGATTCAGCAGATGCGGGCCAATCTGGACCAGATCACCAACAGCCTCGAGCGGCTGCGCAGCGGCGGTTTTGGCGGCGATCGCGACAATCAGCGCCGCTCGGTGCTGACCGCGCTCGCGCAGAATAATTGCGGGCCGCAATATGCCAACGTCGCCCCGGGTCCGGGCAGCTTCCTGCAGAATTTGTTCGGCAATAACAATCCGGGTGTGCCAAGTGCGCCCGGCGCACCCGGCGCCGACGTCGGCCCGCAATCCGGCACCTTCCGCACGGTTTGCGTCCGCAGCTGCGACGGTTTTTATTTTCCGATCTCGTTCGCCACCGTGCCGGCCCGGTTCCCCGACGATGAAAAGACCTGCAAGGCGCTTTGCCCTGCGGCGGACGCCAATCTCTTCACCTATCGCAACCCCGGCGAAGACATGAGCTCGGCGGTGTCGATCAACGGTCAGCCCTATTCGGCGTCGCCGAACGCGTTTCGCTACCGTCAGGAGTTCAATCCATCCTGTTCCTGCAAGGCTCCCGGACAGACCTGGTCCGACGCGCTGAAAAGCATCGACGATAAGGCCGCGGCTGAACAGCAGGGCGATATCATCGTCACCGAAGAAAGCGCGAAGAAAATGTCGCGCGCGCCGGCGAAAACGGCTGCCGCCCCGGCCAGGAAGGGTGCCGCGCCCGCCGGCCCCGTAGCCACCCCGCCCGATGCACCACCGGACGCGCCGGCAACCACCGCGGCCGCGCCGGGCGATGCCACGCCGAACAACAAGCCGATCCGCTCGGTGGGTCCGACCTTTATCCCCGCGCGCTGA
- the cysS gene encoding cysteine--tRNA ligase — MDLRLYDTLTREKRSFVPLDPDNVRMYVCGPTVYDFAHIGNARPVIVFDVLFRLLRHRYGEGHVTYVRNITDVDDKINDRAARDFPGLPLNEAIRKVTEKTAQQFEADVAALGCLPPTFEPRATDFVLPRADGKTDMVTLIKQLIARGHAYEAGGEVLFDTQSMPDYGALSGRKLDEQLPGARVAVDAHKKNPADFVLWKQSSNDEPGWESPWGRGRPGWHIECSTMSAAYLGDVFDIHGGGLDLIFPHHENEIAQSRCAHGTSAMANYWMHNGFLEVEGDKMSKSLGNFVTIHELLSGWQGYGWPGEALRFNMLRTHYRQPIDWTLEGLDESHKTLWTWYEGLGSVEPLSDVSADVIAALSDDLNTPQMISALHGLHRSGKKRELLTALAFLGFSGDRNKIGRVAAAVGTASGASTARGAGAAIVAADIEKLIADRKEARARKDFKESDRIRDELAAMGVVLKDGKDADGSPTTSWEIAR, encoded by the coding sequence ATGGACTTACGCCTCTACGATACGTTGACCAGGGAAAAGCGCAGCTTTGTGCCGCTCGATCCCGATAACGTGCGCATGTATGTCTGCGGGCCGACGGTCTATGACTTCGCCCATATCGGCAATGCGCGCCCGGTCATCGTGTTCGACGTGCTGTTCCGGCTGCTGCGGCATCGTTACGGCGAGGGTCACGTCACCTATGTCCGCAACATCACCGACGTCGACGACAAGATCAACGATCGCGCGGCACGAGATTTTCCCGGCCTGCCGCTGAACGAGGCGATCCGCAAGGTTACGGAGAAGACAGCCCAGCAGTTCGAGGCGGACGTGGCGGCGCTGGGCTGCCTGCCGCCGACATTCGAACCACGCGCGACCGATTTTGTGCTGCCGCGCGCCGATGGCAAGACGGATATGGTGACGCTGATCAAGCAATTGATCGCGCGCGGCCATGCCTATGAAGCAGGTGGCGAGGTTCTGTTCGATACACAGTCGATGCCGGACTATGGCGCGCTGTCAGGCCGCAAGCTTGATGAGCAACTGCCCGGTGCGCGCGTTGCCGTCGACGCCCACAAGAAAAATCCCGCTGACTTCGTACTGTGGAAGCAGTCGTCAAACGACGAGCCAGGTTGGGAGAGTCCGTGGGGCAGGGGACGGCCCGGCTGGCACATCGAATGCTCTACCATGAGCGCGGCCTATCTCGGCGATGTCTTCGATATCCATGGCGGCGGCCTCGATCTGATTTTCCCTCATCACGAGAACGAAATCGCTCAGTCGCGTTGCGCGCATGGCACGTCCGCGATGGCGAACTATTGGATGCACAACGGCTTTCTGGAAGTCGAAGGTGACAAGATGTCGAAATCGCTTGGCAACTTCGTGACGATTCACGAATTGCTCAGCGGCTGGCAAGGCTATGGCTGGCCAGGCGAAGCCTTGCGCTTCAACATGCTTCGCACGCACTACCGGCAGCCAATCGACTGGACGCTCGAAGGGCTGGATGAGTCTCACAAGACCTTGTGGACCTGGTACGAGGGGCTGGGGTCGGTCGAGCCGCTTTCGGATGTTTCGGCGGATGTCATAGCGGCGCTGTCCGATGATCTGAATACGCCGCAGATGATCTCGGCATTGCATGGTCTTCATCGATCCGGCAAGAAGCGTGAATTGCTTACCGCACTTGCCTTTTTGGGATTTTCTGGCGACCGCAACAAGATCGGCCGTGTAGCTGCCGCAGTGGGAACTGCGAGCGGGGCTTCGACGGCGCGAGGCGCCGGCGCAGCTATCGTAGCCGCCGACATTGAAAAGCTGATTGCTGATCGCAAAGAAGCCCGCGCACGAAAAGATTTCAAGGAGTCCGATCGGATCCGCGATGAACTCGCGGCGATGGGCGTCGTCTTAAAGGATGGGAAGGACGCCGACGGTAGTCCCACAACCAGTTGGGAGATCGCGCGATGA
- a CDS encoding alpha/beta fold hydrolase has protein sequence MTVTARNNVHVKGTGEKAMLFAHGFGCDQNMWRFVAPAFEAEFKTVLFDHVGAGGSDLSAYDPVKYSTLAGYADDVIELGQELGLHGAVFVGHSVSAMIGVLASIKAPGMFSSLVLVGPSARYIDDGQYKGGFSEAQIGELLEFLEANHMGWSAQMAPAIMGNADRPELGEELTNSFCRTDPDIARDFARVTFTSDNRADLSNVKTRTLILQCSEDIIASTEVGEFVHRAIPGSKLVTLDATGHCPNLSAPDEVISAVRAFV, from the coding sequence ATGACCGTAACGGCCCGAAATAACGTTCACGTCAAGGGAACGGGCGAGAAAGCGATGCTTTTTGCTCACGGCTTCGGCTGCGATCAGAACATGTGGCGCTTTGTGGCTCCGGCTTTCGAAGCCGAATTCAAGACCGTTTTATTCGACCATGTCGGCGCCGGCGGCTCCGACCTCTCGGCTTATGATCCCGTCAAGTATTCCACGCTGGCCGGCTATGCCGACGATGTCATCGAACTGGGACAGGAACTTGGGTTGCACGGCGCCGTGTTTGTCGGGCATTCCGTCAGCGCCATGATAGGCGTTCTCGCCTCCATCAAGGCCCCGGGGATGTTTTCCAGCCTCGTGCTGGTGGGGCCTTCCGCGCGATATATCGATGATGGGCAGTACAAGGGCGGCTTCAGTGAAGCGCAGATCGGCGAACTGCTCGAGTTTCTGGAAGCAAACCACATGGGGTGGTCGGCTCAAATGGCCCCCGCGATTATGGGAAACGCGGATCGGCCGGAACTTGGCGAGGAGCTGACCAATAGCTTCTGCCGGACCGACCCGGACATCGCCAGGGACTTCGCCCGCGTCACTTTCACGTCGGACAATCGAGCGGACCTCTCCAACGTGAAGACCCGGACGCTCATCCTGCAATGCAGTGAAGACATCATCGCCTCCACCGAGGTCGGTGAGTTCGTGCATCGTGCCATACCCGGCAGCAAGCTGGTCACTCTCGACGCAACCGGCCACTGTCCCAACCTGAGCGCGCCGGATGAAGTCATCTCCGCGGTGCGCGCCTTTGTCTGA
- a CDS encoding class II 3-deoxy-7-phosphoheptulonate synthase, translating to MSERWTPDSWRTKPVLQIPDYPDAKALADVEAQLATFPPLVFAGEARNLKKALARVAAGEAFLLQGGDCAESFAEHGANNIRDFFRVLLQMAVVLTYAGALPVVKVGRIAGQFAKPRSSPMEKLDGVELPSYRGDIVNDIAFTAASRTPDPQRQLMAYRQSAATLNLLRAFATGGFANLGSVHQWMLGFLKDSQQSRRYKELADRISDALNFMRACGLDLESHPELRATDIYTSHEALLLGYEQAFTRVDSTTGDWYATSGHMIWIGDRTRQLDHGHVEYFRGIKNPIGLKCGPSLKTDELLRLIDVLNPDNEPGRLTLINRSGSDKIGDHLPQMIRAVQREGRVVVWSCDPMHGNTITSTSGYKTRPFDRILSEVKSFFTIHAAEGTHAGGVHLEMTGQDVTECIGGARAITDEDLNDRYHTVCDPRLNAEQSIDMAFLIAELLKQERAGKVKPMPVAAGL from the coding sequence ATGTCCGAGCGCTGGACACCCGACAGCTGGCGCACCAAACCGGTGCTGCAGATACCCGATTATCCCGATGCCAAGGCATTGGCCGATGTCGAGGCGCAGCTGGCGACGTTTCCCCCGCTGGTTTTTGCAGGTGAGGCCCGCAACCTGAAAAAGGCGCTTGCGCGTGTAGCCGCAGGCGAGGCCTTCCTGCTGCAGGGCGGCGACTGCGCCGAGAGCTTCGCCGAGCATGGCGCCAACAACATCCGGGATTTCTTCCGCGTGCTGCTGCAGATGGCGGTCGTGCTGACCTATGCCGGTGCGCTGCCGGTGGTCAAGGTCGGCCGCATCGCCGGACAATTCGCCAAGCCGCGCTCCTCGCCGATGGAAAAGCTCGACGGCGTCGAGCTGCCGAGCTACCGCGGCGATATCGTCAACGACATCGCGTTCACCGCGGCCTCGCGCACCCCCGATCCGCAGCGCCAGCTGATGGCGTACCGCCAGTCGGCGGCGACGCTCAATCTGCTGCGCGCCTTCGCCACCGGCGGCTTCGCCAATCTCGGCAGCGTGCACCAGTGGATGCTTGGTTTCCTCAAGGATTCCCAGCAGTCGCGCCGTTACAAGGAGCTGGCGGACCGCATCTCGGACGCATTGAATTTCATGCGCGCCTGCGGTCTCGATCTCGAAAGCCACCCCGAGCTGCGCGCCACCGATATCTACACCAGCCACGAGGCGCTGCTGCTCGGTTACGAGCAGGCCTTCACGCGGGTCGATTCCACCACCGGCGACTGGTACGCCACATCGGGCCACATGATCTGGATCGGCGACCGCACCCGCCAGCTCGATCACGGCCATGTCGAATATTTCCGCGGCATCAAGAACCCGATCGGTTTGAAATGCGGTCCCTCGCTGAAGACGGACGAATTGTTGCGGCTGATCGACGTGCTCAATCCGGACAATGAGCCCGGACGCCTGACGCTGATCAACCGCTCCGGTTCGGACAAGATCGGCGATCACCTGCCGCAGATGATCCGCGCCGTGCAGCGCGAAGGCCGGGTGGTGGTCTGGTCCTGCGATCCGATGCATGGCAACACCATCACCTCGACGTCCGGCTACAAGACCCGGCCGTTCGACCGGATCCTGTCGGAGGTGAAGTCGTTCTTCACCATCCATGCGGCGGAGGGCACCCATGCTGGCGGCGTCCATCTGGAAATGACCGGGCAGGACGTGACCGAATGCATCGGCGGCGCGCGCGCCATCACCGACGAGGATCTCAACGATCGCTATCACACGGTCTGCGATCCCCGCCTCAACGCCGAGCAGTCGATCGACATGGCCTTCCTGATCGCCGAATTGCTCAAGCAGGAACGCGCCGGCAAGGTCAAGCCGATGCCGGTTGCGGCGGGACTTTGA
- a CDS encoding NAD+ synthase, producing MTEPAAQFTITLAQLNPTVGDVAGNAAKARAARARARADGADLVVFSELFIAGYPPEDLVLKPAFQAACRAAIEELARDTADGGPAVLIGSPWVEDGKLYNACALLDEGRIAALRFKANLPNYGVFDEKRLFARGPAAGPVTIRGIRVGVPICEDIWLEESEDYENVVECLAETGAEILIVPNGSPYARDKNDLRLSIAVARVTESGLPLIYLNEVGGQDELVFDGASFALNADLSVAAQLPAFEDSITTLRWSRSEAGWRCAGPVAPLVEGDQADYAACVLGLRDYVRKNGFPGVLLGISGGIDSALCAAIAVDALGAERVRGVMLPFRFTAQVSLDDAAKLAAALGIRYEVLPIAQAVNGFEEILSGTFAGLPRDITEENLQARTRGTLLMAISNKTGAMVVTTGNKSEMSVGYATLYGDMNGGFNPIKDIYKTEVFRLSSLRNSWKPEGALGPSGEVIPVNIITRPPTAELRENQTDQDSLPPYEMLDAILERLVEREEPLASIISAGFDREVVTRIDRLLNIAEYKRRQAAPGVKVTQKNFGRDRRYPITNKFRDTGEPSQQPDETLVSRASRGSAEAFEG from the coding sequence ATGACCGAACCTGCCGCCCAGTTTACGATCACGCTGGCCCAGTTGAACCCGACGGTCGGCGACGTCGCCGGTAACGCCGCCAAGGCGCGCGCCGCGCGCGCGCGCGCTCGGGCCGACGGCGCCGATCTCGTGGTCTTCTCCGAATTGTTCATTGCCGGCTATCCGCCGGAAGACCTGGTGCTGAAGCCGGCATTCCAGGCGGCCTGCCGCGCCGCGATCGAAGAGCTGGCGCGCGATACCGCCGACGGCGGCCCGGCGGTCCTGATCGGCAGTCCCTGGGTGGAGGACGGCAAGCTCTACAATGCCTGCGCGTTGCTCGACGAGGGCCGGATCGCCGCGCTCCGCTTCAAGGCCAACCTGCCGAACTACGGCGTGTTCGATGAAAAGCGCCTGTTCGCGCGCGGGCCTGCGGCGGGCCCGGTGACGATCCGCGGCATCCGGGTCGGCGTTCCCATCTGCGAGGACATCTGGCTCGAGGAGTCCGAGGATTACGAAAACGTCGTCGAGTGTCTGGCGGAAACCGGCGCCGAAATTCTGATCGTGCCGAACGGTTCGCCTTATGCGCGCGACAAGAACGATCTGCGGCTGTCGATCGCGGTGGCGCGCGTCACCGAAAGCGGGCTGCCGCTGATTTATCTCAACGAGGTCGGCGGACAGGACGAGCTGGTTTTCGACGGCGCCTCGTTTGCGCTCAATGCCGATCTGTCGGTAGCAGCACAGCTTCCCGCGTTCGAAGACAGCATCACGACGTTGCGCTGGAGCAGGAGCGAAGCCGGCTGGCGCTGCGCCGGACCGGTGGCGCCGTTGGTCGAGGGCGACCAGGCCGACTACGCGGCCTGCGTGCTGGGACTGCGCGATTACGTCAGGAAAAACGGATTTCCCGGCGTGCTGCTGGGCATATCCGGCGGCATCGACTCGGCGCTGTGCGCGGCGATCGCGGTCGATGCGCTGGGCGCCGAGCGCGTCCGCGGCGTCATGCTGCCGTTCCGTTTCACCGCCCAGGTGTCGCTCGATGACGCCGCAAAGCTCGCGGCCGCGCTCGGTATCCGCTACGAAGTGCTGCCGATCGCGCAGGCCGTGAACGGCTTCGAAGAGATCCTGTCGGGTACGTTCGCCGGTCTGCCGCGCGATATCACCGAGGAGAACCTGCAGGCGCGCACCCGCGGCACGCTATTGATGGCGATCTCCAACAAGACGGGCGCGATGGTCGTGACCACCGGCAACAAGTCGGAAATGTCGGTAGGCTACGCCACGCTCTATGGCGACATGAACGGCGGCTTCAATCCGATCAAGGATATCTACAAGACTGAAGTGTTCCGGCTCTCGAGCCTGCGCAATTCGTGGAAGCCTGAGGGCGCGCTCGGCCCCTCGGGCGAGGTCATTCCGGTCAACATCATCACCCGGCCGCCGACCGCGGAATTGCGCGAAAACCAGACCGATCAGGATTCGCTGCCGCCCTACGAGATGCTGGACGCGATCCTCGAGCGCCTGGTTGAGCGCGAAGAACCACTGGCGTCGATCATATCAGCCGGCTTCGACCGCGAGGTGGTAACGCGGATCGATCGCCTGCTCAACATCGCCGAATACAAGCGACGGCAGGCCGCGCCGGGCGTCAAGGTGACGCAGAAGAATTTCGGGCGCGACCGCCGCTATCCCATCACCAACAAGTTTCGCGATACCGGAGAGCCGTCACAGCAACCCGATGAGACGCTGGTGTCACGCGCCAGCCGCGGATCGGCGGAAGCGTTCGAGGGATAG
- a CDS encoding PAS domain-containing sensor histidine kinase — protein MKNPPSASIIEDLEDLYENAPCGYLSLDPGGRIFKVNKTLCNWVGYAPEHLLGKRLGDLLNIAGRMFYETHIAPLLRMQGFFNEVALDLVSQNGDRLPVIANATERRAADGSVISTRLTLLKATDRRRYERELLDARDQSRSSEAATRAILEDERRTSELREQFIAVLGHDLRNPLASISAGARILLRQAKGETETQVLQMMQTTVMRMSGLIDNVLDFARGRLGGGITLSRDANRPLRPVLQHVVDELRTAMPDRVIESDLEIADPVNCDRSRIGQMVSNLLGNALTHGSPDQPVKMVASTDNGMFVLWIANAGEPIPDAAMVNLFQPFFRGTVRASLQGLGLGLHIASEIAKAHEGVLTVTSTAEETRFTFRMPLRV, from the coding sequence ATGAAAAATCCACCGAGCGCCTCAATCATTGAGGACCTGGAGGATCTGTACGAGAATGCGCCCTGCGGCTATCTTTCGCTGGATCCCGGCGGCCGGATTTTCAAGGTCAACAAAACGCTTTGCAACTGGGTCGGCTATGCTCCCGAACACCTGTTGGGTAAGCGCTTGGGCGACTTGCTCAACATCGCAGGCCGCATGTTTTACGAAACGCATATCGCGCCGCTCCTGCGCATGCAGGGATTTTTCAACGAAGTCGCTCTGGACCTGGTCAGCCAAAATGGCGACCGCCTGCCGGTCATCGCCAACGCCACCGAACGCCGCGCGGCGGACGGGAGCGTCATCTCGACTCGCCTTACCCTGCTCAAGGCTACCGACCGCCGCCGCTACGAGCGGGAACTGCTCGATGCAAGGGACCAGAGCCGTTCATCGGAAGCCGCCACAAGGGCCATTCTGGAAGATGAGCGCAGGACATCTGAACTCCGCGAGCAGTTCATCGCCGTCCTTGGCCACGACCTGAGAAATCCCCTGGCTTCGATTAGCGCGGGCGCCCGGATATTGCTTCGGCAGGCAAAGGGCGAAACCGAAACCCAGGTGCTGCAAATGATGCAGACCACTGTCATGCGAATGTCCGGACTGATCGATAACGTTCTGGACTTTGCGCGAGGTCGATTAGGTGGCGGAATTACCCTGAGCCGGGACGCCAACAGACCGTTGCGACCCGTGCTGCAACACGTTGTGGACGAACTACGCACCGCGATGCCGGACCGCGTGATAGAAAGCGATCTGGAGATTGCCGACCCTGTCAACTGCGACCGTTCTCGAATTGGTCAAATGGTGTCGAACCTTCTCGGCAATGCTCTGACCCATGGCTCGCCCGATCAGCCCGTTAAAATGGTTGCGTCGACCGACAACGGAATGTTCGTGCTTTGGATTGCGAACGCAGGCGAGCCGATCCCGGATGCGGCGATGGTTAATCTGTTCCAGCCGTTTTTTCGGGGAACGGTCCGCGCCAGCCTTCAAGGGCTGGGCCTCGGTTTGCATATCGCGTCCGAGATAGCCAAGGCGCACGAAGGGGTGCTTACGGTTACCTCGACAGCGGAGGAGACGCGTTTCACGTTTCGGATGCCGCTGCGGGTGTAA
- a CDS encoding endonuclease domain-containing protein has translation MTAQRVKPSPYIADFLSSELRLIIEVDGGQHADSVRDIERDNWLAQNKFRVPRFWNNGVLQNLEGVLTCLAEQVDRTPYPSSRFRETPPSPARAEGKKADRAMSRNAMHCNREW, from the coding sequence ATGACGGCTCAACGGGTTAAGCCCTCTCCATACATCGCAGATTTCCTTAGCTCCGAATTGCGCCTGATCATCGAAGTCGATGGCGGTCAGCACGCGGATTCCGTCCGAGATATCGAACGCGACAATTGGCTGGCGCAAAATAAATTCCGGGTGCCGCGCTTTTGGAATAACGGCGTGTTGCAGAACCTGGAGGGCGTCCTCACTTGTCTGGCAGAGCAAGTGGATAGAACCCCTTACCCGTCGTCTCGCTTCCGCGAGACGCCACCCTCTCCCGCAAGGGCAGAGGGGAAGAAGGCAGATCGCGCGATGAGCCGTAACGCGATGCACTGTAACAGGGAATGGTAG
- a CDS encoding alpha/beta hydrolase family protein: MAGAGLDDVFIDDITFPAADGYLLGATLFLPRGAKRHAVLINSATAVPRKIYRGLAGYLAHRGCAVLTYDYRGTGDSRQKSLVGYNQPRSLAGFNATMADWAALDVTAAVAWMRERYKHLPLNYVGHSFGGQALGLLANNTEVSRALLIAAQAGTWKLMASPERYRVYAMLNFVGVPLTRLLGYAPGWSGLGEDLPKGVFEQWVRWVMSPRYLFDDPKLRALENFPHYRGALRAICLADDPWATRPAVELLCSGFTANKPEILTIAPADVGAAKIGHLGFFRAEHRDTLWRGAAEWIEGEE; the protein is encoded by the coding sequence GTGGCAGGGGCCGGGCTGGACGACGTTTTCATCGACGACATCACCTTTCCCGCGGCGGACGGATATTTGCTCGGGGCGACGCTGTTCTTGCCCCGCGGGGCCAAGCGGCATGCCGTCCTGATCAATTCGGCCACCGCCGTGCCGCGCAAGATCTACCGTGGTCTGGCGGGCTATCTCGCGCATCGCGGCTGCGCGGTCCTGACTTATGACTATCGCGGCACCGGCGATAGCAGGCAGAAATCGCTGGTCGGCTATAACCAGCCGAGATCGCTTGCCGGCTTCAACGCCACCATGGCGGATTGGGCCGCGCTCGATGTCACCGCGGCGGTGGCCTGGATGCGCGAGCGCTACAAACACCTGCCGCTCAACTATGTCGGACATTCCTTTGGCGGCCAGGCACTGGGACTTCTGGCCAACAACACCGAGGTCTCGCGCGCGCTGCTGATCGCGGCGCAAGCCGGCACCTGGAAGCTGATGGCCTCGCCGGAACGCTACCGTGTCTACGCCATGCTGAATTTCGTCGGCGTCCCCCTCACCCGGCTGTTGGGCTATGCGCCCGGCTGGAGCGGCTTGGGTGAGGATCTGCCCAAGGGAGTTTTCGAGCAATGGGTGCGCTGGGTGATGAGCCCGCGCTATCTGTTCGACGATCCCAAACTTCGGGCATTGGAGAATTTTCCGCACTACCGGGGCGCGCTGCGCGCGATCTGCCTTGCCGACGATCCCTGGGCGACGCGACCGGCGGTCGAATTGCTGTGTTCGGGATTTACCGCAAACAAGCCGGAAATCCTGACCATCGCGCCGGCCGATGTCGGCGCCGCCAAAATCGGCCATCTCGGCTTTTTTCGCGCCGAGCATCGCGACACGCTGTGGCGCGGCGCGGCGGAATGGATCGAAGGTGAGGAGTAA
- a CDS encoding diacylglycerol kinase → MLRFWQATINTRNGLAFAIRSEQAIREELVALALSLPAAWLVGATTMRRVELVAAVVLVLVIELLNTAIEKLADRLTTDHDPQIGRVKDMGSAAVGVALVMAGLFWLFAIAERMGAI, encoded by the coding sequence GTGCTGCGGTTCTGGCAGGCCACGATCAATACCCGTAACGGGCTTGCCTTCGCCATTCGCTCGGAGCAGGCAATCCGCGAGGAACTGGTCGCGCTGGCGCTTTCGCTTCCGGCGGCGTGGCTGGTCGGCGCGACCACGATGCGCCGCGTCGAACTCGTCGCCGCGGTGGTCCTGGTGCTGGTGATCGAACTGCTCAACACCGCGATCGAGAAGCTCGCCGACCGGCTGACCACCGACCATGATCCGCAGATCGGGCGCGTCAAGGACATGGGCTCCGCCGCCGTCGGCGTCGCGCTGGTCATGGCAGGCCTGTTCTGGCTGTTCGCCATCGCCGAACGCATGGGCGCGATCTGA